The proteins below are encoded in one region of Pantoea sp. At-9b:
- a CDS encoding pyridoxal phosphate-dependent aminotransferase, whose translation MNISQTARRMQRVRPSPTATISDQVRALEAAGKAVINLGEGELDFATPASISYAGIEAIVQQQTKYTAVAGTAALKAAIAGKFARDNHLQFAPDEIIAGSGAKQLIFNALLATVDVGQQVIIPAPYWVSYPDMVTLAEGEPVIVPCDEQHGWKLQPAELAAALTPETRWVILNSPGNPTGAIYSAQELRALADVLSDHPQVLIMADDIYEPLRYDQTPFATFAEVAPQLAQRTLTINGVSKSHAMTGWRLGYAAGPRWLIAAMQVLQSQSTSNASSIAQAAAVAALNQPADFLVGWLEKLDQRRQQVLAMVADVDGLSASAPQGAFYVFANCQGLIGRQTPDGESIADDKALASWLLAEAQVAVLHGSAFGTPGYLRIAYAVEDALLATACQRLVAACSKLH comes from the coding sequence ATGAATATCAGTCAAACGGCACGGCGCATGCAGCGGGTACGCCCTTCGCCTACCGCCACCATTTCTGACCAGGTGCGAGCACTGGAGGCCGCAGGGAAAGCGGTAATCAATCTGGGGGAAGGCGAGCTGGATTTCGCCACACCGGCATCGATCAGCTATGCCGGGATTGAAGCGATAGTCCAACAGCAGACCAAATACACCGCAGTAGCGGGGACGGCGGCGTTAAAAGCGGCGATTGCCGGAAAATTTGCGCGTGACAATCATCTGCAATTTGCACCGGATGAAATCATTGCCGGTAGCGGCGCCAAACAACTGATTTTCAATGCGTTGCTGGCAACGGTGGATGTCGGTCAGCAGGTGATCATTCCGGCCCCTTATTGGGTCTCCTATCCCGATATGGTGACGCTGGCGGAAGGCGAACCGGTCATTGTGCCTTGTGATGAACAGCATGGCTGGAAACTGCAACCGGCGGAGCTGGCAGCGGCACTGACGCCAGAGACGCGCTGGGTGATCCTTAACTCACCGGGCAATCCGACCGGGGCGATTTACAGCGCGCAGGAGCTGCGTGCACTGGCGGATGTGTTGTCCGATCATCCGCAGGTGCTGATCATGGCGGATGATATTTATGAACCGTTGCGCTATGACCAGACCCCATTTGCCACGTTTGCGGAAGTCGCGCCGCAGCTGGCGCAACGTACACTGACGATCAACGGGGTGTCGAAAAGCCATGCCATGACCGGCTGGCGTCTGGGTTACGCGGCAGGACCACGTTGGTTGATTGCCGCGATGCAGGTGTTGCAGTCGCAAAGTACCTCCAATGCCAGTAGCATCGCCCAGGCCGCGGCAGTGGCGGCCCTCAATCAACCGGCGGATTTTCTGGTGGGCTGGCTGGAGAAACTCGATCAGCGCCGCCAGCAGGTGCTGGCGATGGTGGCAGACGTTGATGGCCTGAGCGCCAGCGCGCCGCAGGGGGCGTTTTATGTCTTTGCTAATTGTCAGGGATTGATCGGACGGCAGACGCCGGACGGCGAGTCGATTGCTGACGATAAAGCGCTGGCGTCCTGGCTGCTGGCAGAAGCGCAAGTGGCGGTACTGCACGGTTCGGCATTTGGTACACCCGGGTATTTGCGTATCGCTTATGCGGTGGAGGATGCGCTATTGGCAACGGCCTGTCAGCGATTGGTGGCTGCCTGTAGCAAACTGCATTAA
- a CDS encoding amino acid ABC transporter ATP-binding protein — protein MNHERKPLLEMIGIDKTFGRQTVLKNCSLSVNRGETVVLIGPSGSGKSTLLRCVNLLSPADSGDVFFARQNISRGEVPPHQLRQRIGMVFQNYELFSHLTAAENIMLAPMTVLGVNRIEARKQAEALLAKVRINDRADHFPDELSGGQQQRVAIARALAMKPELMLYDEPTSALDPEMIREVLDVMAELSAEGMTSMVVTHEMGFARRAANQILFMEEGEILERASAQDFFTGQVSERAKRFLDQILH, from the coding sequence ATGAACCATGAACGCAAACCGTTGCTGGAGATGATCGGCATCGACAAAACCTTTGGTCGTCAGACCGTATTGAAAAATTGTTCGCTGAGCGTCAATCGCGGTGAAACCGTGGTGCTGATTGGTCCGTCCGGTTCGGGCAAATCCACGCTACTGCGTTGCGTCAATTTGCTGTCGCCAGCAGATAGCGGCGATGTGTTTTTTGCCCGCCAGAACATCAGCCGGGGTGAAGTGCCGCCGCATCAGCTCCGACAGCGTATTGGCATGGTGTTTCAGAATTACGAGCTGTTTTCCCATCTCACTGCGGCGGAAAACATCATGCTGGCCCCGATGACGGTACTGGGTGTGAACCGCATCGAGGCACGGAAGCAGGCGGAAGCGCTGCTGGCAAAGGTACGCATCAACGATCGCGCCGATCACTTCCCGGATGAACTGTCCGGTGGTCAGCAGCAGCGCGTAGCGATTGCCCGGGCGCTGGCGATGAAACCTGAACTGATGTTGTACGACGAGCCGACGTCGGCGCTTGACCCGGAGATGATCCGTGAAGTGCTGGACGTGATGGCGGAGCTGAGCGCCGAAGGCATGACCAGCATGGTGGTGACCCACGAGATGGGTTTTGCGCGCCGCGCCGCCAATCAAATCCTGTTTATGGAAGAGGGCGAAATTCTCGAACGCGCCAGCGCCCAGGACTTTTTTACCGGTCAGGTCAGCGAACGTGCCAAACGTTTCCTCGACCAGATTTTACATTAA
- a CDS encoding M20 family metallopeptidase: protein MSRYQADSVRMKRDLAALVAINTENPPGHEREAAECVAAWLREAGFDLSFSEYAPGRTNVIALLKNGAGPCFAFNTHLDTVPAGSGWSSDPFTLTERDGRLYGRGACDAKGPLVAMVEALRMLAASRHSWSGTLMGVFTADEEVASEGAKFYVRDQPPAIDFAVIGEPTSNATFSAHKGSLRPRVRVKGVTAHSGTPELGINAIYQSAKLLGLIEAAHHQQVRCRCHALVGNASLTVTRVHGGHADNVVPDSCELLLDRRMVPGEDETAVQAELQQLLDHARAHSGVEAEIIAWQPTTGGATETDSSEAIVQHSLEACRRHGQPEPGPFGFQGGCDLVHFRTLGAKGVVIGPGALAVAHKPDEFVPVEEFIAAASIYLDIALAMLPVEARA, encoded by the coding sequence ATGAGTCGTTACCAGGCAGACAGTGTGCGCATGAAGCGGGATCTTGCCGCGCTGGTCGCCATCAACACCGAAAACCCGCCGGGCCATGAACGCGAGGCGGCGGAATGCGTTGCGGCATGGTTACGTGAGGCGGGTTTTGATCTCTCCTTCAGTGAATACGCACCGGGACGCACCAATGTCATCGCGTTGCTGAAAAACGGTGCCGGTCCCTGTTTTGCCTTCAACACCCATCTCGACACCGTGCCTGCGGGCAGCGGCTGGTCGAGCGATCCCTTTACCCTGACTGAACGCGATGGACGTTTATACGGTCGCGGTGCCTGTGATGCCAAAGGTCCGTTGGTGGCGATGGTTGAAGCGCTGCGGATGCTGGCGGCCAGCCGCCATAGCTGGTCTGGCACGCTGATGGGCGTGTTCACTGCTGACGAAGAAGTGGCGAGTGAAGGGGCGAAATTTTACGTTCGCGACCAGCCGCCCGCTATTGACTTCGCGGTGATTGGCGAGCCGACCTCCAATGCCACGTTCTCGGCACATAAAGGCAGCCTGCGCCCACGCGTGCGGGTGAAAGGGGTGACGGCGCATTCCGGCACGCCGGAATTGGGCATCAACGCCATTTACCAGTCGGCAAAGCTGCTGGGACTGATCGAAGCCGCCCATCATCAGCAGGTGCGCTGCCGCTGCCATGCGCTGGTGGGTAACGCCAGCCTGACCGTCACCCGCGTGCACGGCGGCCATGCCGACAACGTGGTGCCGGACAGCTGCGAATTGCTGCTGGATCGTCGCATGGTGCCCGGTGAAGACGAGACAGCGGTGCAAGCCGAGCTGCAACAACTGTTGGATCACGCCCGGGCGCATTCCGGCGTTGAAGCGGAAATCATCGCCTGGCAGCCCACCACGGGCGGTGCCACCGAAACCGACAGCAGCGAAGCCATTGTGCAGCACAGCCTTGAGGCCTGTCGTCGCCACGGCCAGCCTGAACCCGGCCCGTTTGGTTTTCAGGGCGGCTGCGATCTGGTGCATTTCCGCACCCTCGGTGCCAAAGGCGTGGTGATCGGCCCCGGTGCGCTGGCGGTGGCGCATAAGCCGGATGAGTTTGTTCCGGTGGAAGAGTTCATCGCCGCCGCCAGCATCTACCTTGATATCGCGCTGGCGATGCTGCCCGTGGAGGCCCGCGCGTGA
- the fdhA gene encoding formaldehyde dehydrogenase, glutathione-independent, giving the protein MSENRGVVYIGKGKVEVQSIDYPKMHDPRGKKIEHGVILKVLSTNICGSDQHMVRGRTTAQEGLVLGHEITGEVIELGRDVERFTIGDVVSVPFNVACGRCRSCKEQHTGVCLTVNPARAGGAYGYVDMGDWVGGQAKYVLVPYADFNLLKLPDREQALEKIKDLTCLSDILPTGFHGAVTAGVGPGSTVYVAGAGPVGMAAAASARLLGAAVVIVGDMNEARIKHAAQQGFEVVDLSKDTPLHEQIADILGEPEVDCAIDAVGFEARGHGHEGAQHEAPATVLNALMQVTRVAGKIGVPGLYVTEDPGAIDQAAKMGSLSIRLGLGWAKSHAFQTGQAPVMKYNRQLMQAILWDRIPIAKIVGVEVISLEDAPRGYTEFDAGAPKKFVIDPHFSFSKP; this is encoded by the coding sequence ATGTCTGAAAATCGTGGAGTGGTCTACATAGGTAAAGGTAAAGTTGAAGTCCAGTCGATTGATTATCCAAAAATGCACGATCCCCGTGGGAAGAAAATAGAACACGGGGTGATTCTCAAAGTGTTATCCACCAATATCTGCGGTTCCGATCAACATATGGTGCGTGGGCGCACCACGGCCCAGGAAGGCCTGGTGCTCGGCCATGAAATCACCGGCGAGGTGATTGAACTCGGGCGCGATGTCGAAAGGTTTACCATTGGTGATGTGGTGTCCGTTCCGTTCAACGTCGCCTGTGGTCGCTGTCGCTCCTGTAAAGAGCAACACACGGGCGTCTGCCTGACAGTTAACCCGGCGCGTGCGGGCGGTGCCTATGGCTATGTGGATATGGGCGATTGGGTCGGCGGCCAGGCCAAGTATGTGCTGGTGCCCTATGCAGATTTCAATTTACTCAAGTTGCCCGATCGCGAGCAGGCGCTGGAGAAAATCAAAGACTTAACCTGTCTTTCCGATATCCTGCCGACCGGCTTTCATGGCGCAGTGACGGCCGGTGTCGGCCCCGGCAGCACCGTGTACGTGGCGGGTGCCGGTCCGGTGGGGATGGCCGCTGCCGCCTCGGCGCGTCTGCTGGGCGCGGCGGTGGTGATTGTCGGTGATATGAATGAGGCACGCATCAAACATGCCGCGCAACAGGGTTTCGAAGTGGTTGATTTAAGTAAAGATACCCCGCTGCATGAACAGATCGCCGATATCCTCGGTGAACCTGAAGTGGATTGCGCTATCGATGCCGTCGGCTTTGAGGCGCGTGGGCACGGCCATGAAGGTGCGCAGCACGAAGCGCCCGCCACAGTGCTCAATGCACTGATGCAGGTGACGCGGGTGGCCGGGAAAATCGGCGTGCCGGGTTTGTATGTGACGGAAGATCCGGGTGCGATCGATCAGGCGGCGAAAATGGGGAGTCTGAGCATTCGTCTGGGACTGGGCTGGGCCAAATCACACGCCTTCCAGACCGGGCAGGCACCGGTAATGAAATATAATCGCCAGCTAATGCAGGCTATTCTGTGGGATCGCATTCCGATTGCCAAAATAGTGGGTGTCGAAGTGATTTCGCTGGAAGATGCACCGCGTGGTTACACTGAATTTGATGCGGGTGCACCGAAAAAATTTGTTATTGATCCCCATTTCTCTTTCTCGAAACCCTGA
- a CDS encoding dihydrodipicolinate synthase family protein has translation MKDINECRERLRGIFNITVTPFDAAGAIDFAALRANIERVIGLGYDGILIGGTYGEFPVMSLAERRELFHQVMDCVQDRIPVMLCSASSDPRDARELTQLAGELGGLPMVTAPYVSEITDAQILAYFKEMAPLSPTGILVYNAPGIGITLSPALLEQLADVAGVVGIKQGDLNPTAIDQIANRLRGRLRLFCASDLAFLGPMMAGFDGISTTNSGALPELVLATFRAVEKGDAATARDLHQLWYDYRALARQHGQPQLVKAAMALRGFNAGQVRAPLLPISADAQAQLASVMRKLASDARTGVSLAD, from the coding sequence ATGAAAGACATTAACGAATGCCGTGAACGCCTGCGTGGCATTTTCAACATCACCGTCACGCCGTTTGATGCGGCAGGCGCGATCGATTTCGCCGCGCTGCGCGCAAACATCGAGCGTGTCATTGGTTTGGGTTATGACGGCATTCTGATTGGCGGGACTTACGGTGAGTTTCCGGTGATGTCGCTGGCGGAACGCCGCGAGTTATTCCATCAGGTGATGGACTGCGTGCAGGATCGTATCCCGGTGATGCTGTGTAGCGCCAGTTCCGATCCGCGCGATGCCCGTGAACTCACCCAACTGGCGGGCGAACTCGGTGGCTTGCCGATGGTCACCGCGCCCTACGTCAGTGAAATCACCGACGCACAAATCCTGGCCTATTTCAAAGAGATGGCGCCGTTATCCCCAACCGGCATCCTGGTGTACAACGCGCCGGGTATCGGTATTACGCTCTCACCCGCCTTGCTGGAGCAGTTGGCGGATGTGGCAGGCGTCGTCGGGATCAAGCAGGGCGATCTCAACCCGACGGCCATCGACCAGATTGCTAACCGCCTGCGCGGTCGTCTGCGTCTGTTCTGTGCCTCGGATTTGGCGTTCCTCGGCCCGATGATGGCCGGTTTTGATGGTATCAGCACCACTAACAGCGGCGCGTTACCAGAACTGGTGTTAGCCACCTTCCGCGCGGTGGAAAAAGGTGATGCGGCGACGGCACGCGATCTTCATCAGCTGTGGTACGACTACCGCGCGCTGGCACGTCAGCACGGTCAACCGCAACTGGTCAAAGCGGCGATGGCATTGCGCGGTTTTAACGCGGGTCAGGTCCGTGCGCCCTTGCTGCCGATCTCGGCTGACGCGCAGGCGCAGCTTGCCAGCGTGATGCGCAAGCTGGCAAGCGATGCGCGGACCGGCGTTAGCCTCGCTGACTGA
- a CDS encoding Xaa-Pro peptidase family protein, whose amino-acid sequence MQQLSNVVQGSESAFSADEYALRIQRTRERLNAAGVDVMIVTGPENIFWLTGQQTPGYYTFQALLLPVEGEPVFVIRQLEYFNFIANTFIADAAIYQDGDNPVDFLVGMLQQKGWLNKRIGLDKRGWFLPIAVYELLQSKLGSIADTAGVIEPLRAVKSAAEVEKIATAARYVDAGMRAGMAAVRSGSDENALVSAMMGAAIAAGSEYVGMEPLVSSGPRSGVPHGTWRRRVLQDNEPVFLEMAAAHDRYHAALMRSAWIGRPPAIAIEMEKVCQEALQAALDAIRPGATCAEPHLACQKVIDRAGFTDNFKKRTGYSIGVSFAPDWGEGGILSLYSGVTTELQPGMTFHIPPALRIYGEFTVGVSETVVVTETGYRQLGSLARPLTLL is encoded by the coding sequence ATGCAACAGCTTAGTAATGTGGTTCAGGGCAGTGAATCCGCCTTCAGTGCGGACGAGTATGCACTGCGTATCCAGCGCACCCGTGAGCGTCTTAACGCTGCCGGTGTCGATGTGATGATCGTCACCGGGCCGGAAAACATTTTCTGGCTCACCGGTCAGCAAACCCCCGGTTATTACACCTTCCAGGCGCTGCTGCTGCCGGTAGAAGGCGAGCCGGTGTTTGTCATTCGCCAACTGGAATATTTCAACTTTATCGCCAACACCTTTATCGCGGATGCCGCCATCTATCAGGATGGCGATAACCCGGTGGATTTCCTGGTCGGCATGCTGCAACAAAAAGGCTGGCTAAATAAGCGTATCGGGTTAGATAAACGCGGCTGGTTCCTGCCGATTGCCGTGTACGAACTGCTGCAAAGCAAACTCGGCAGCATCGCGGATACTGCGGGGGTGATTGAGCCGCTGCGTGCGGTGAAATCGGCTGCGGAAGTGGAAAAAATCGCTACTGCTGCCCGTTATGTTGATGCCGGGATGCGTGCTGGGATGGCGGCGGTCCGCAGCGGCAGCGACGAAAACGCACTGGTATCGGCAATGATGGGGGCGGCGATCGCTGCCGGTTCTGAATATGTTGGCATGGAGCCGCTGGTCTCCAGCGGACCGCGCAGCGGCGTACCGCACGGCACCTGGCGTCGGCGCGTGTTGCAGGATAATGAACCGGTGTTCCTCGAAATGGCTGCTGCACATGATCGTTACCATGCCGCGCTGATGCGTTCGGCGTGGATTGGCCGCCCACCGGCGATTGCCATCGAAATGGAAAAGGTGTGTCAGGAAGCCTTGCAGGCGGCGCTGGATGCTATCCGCCCGGGAGCGACCTGTGCCGAACCGCATCTGGCCTGCCAGAAAGTGATTGATCGCGCAGGCTTTACCGACAACTTCAAAAAACGCACCGGTTACTCCATCGGCGTGTCGTTTGCACCTGACTGGGGCGAAGGCGGCATCCTCAGCCTGTACAGCGGTGTCACCACCGAATTGCAACCCGGTATGACGTTCCACATCCCCCCGGCGCTGCGTATTTACGGTGAATTCACCGTCGGCGTCAGCGAAACCGTGGTGGTGACGGAAACCGGTTATCGCCAGCTTGGCAGTCTCGCTCGTCCATTAACTTTGCTGTAA
- a CDS encoding CTP synthase, which translates to MSLIFILDDSPLPARYGVTASQWANQLKLPLWSLRPDFTGDVPDSHQHVARAGYCVTSGLYRSDTLQQEVSAGSALPQADAVIVLPATRAAEIADLPGERLFSHDAGQTLTLRGAAQNLLTLHIDRYGRWSATPTVEAGTRLHIGLIGREADHRQAYPATLAALGDAAAALHLTLDIHFLPPATLSADLHELDDLHGVLLPGGSSMAAVQGQIRVAQATQSRSLPSLGLCLGMQSMSTAAVRQQPGYAGAILAEVAPDAALHSFIPFADRRHRCGVLPFADGEMHYNHRYCFNPALLPQLKASGVQVNARTGDIVEAITLPNHPFWQGVQGHPELASRPDAPHPLITAFLAAALSQRG; encoded by the coding sequence GTGTCACTCATATTCATTCTTGATGATTCACCCTTACCGGCCCGTTACGGTGTCACCGCCAGCCAGTGGGCTAACCAACTCAAACTGCCGCTATGGAGCCTGCGCCCTGACTTCACCGGCGATGTGCCTGATAGCCATCAGCACGTGGCCCGTGCCGGTTACTGCGTCACCAGCGGTTTGTACCGCAGCGATACGCTGCAACAGGAAGTCAGCGCTGGCAGCGCATTGCCGCAGGCTGACGCCGTGATTGTGTTACCCGCCACACGCGCCGCCGAGATCGCCGATCTGCCCGGTGAACGCCTGTTCAGCCATGATGCGGGTCAGACGCTGACGCTGCGCGGTGCCGCGCAAAATCTGCTGACGCTGCACATCGATCGCTATGGCCGCTGGTCCGCCACGCCAACGGTGGAGGCTGGCACCCGGCTACACATTGGCTTGATTGGCCGGGAAGCCGATCATCGCCAGGCCTATCCCGCCACGCTGGCGGCGTTGGGTGATGCCGCTGCGGCGTTACACCTGACGCTCGATATCCATTTTCTGCCGCCAGCCACCCTGTCCGCTGACCTGCACGAACTGGATGACCTGCACGGCGTGCTGCTACCGGGCGGGTCCTCGATGGCAGCGGTACAGGGACAAATCCGCGTGGCACAGGCAACCCAAAGCCGTTCTCTCCCCAGCCTTGGCCTGTGCCTCGGGATGCAAAGCATGAGTACCGCCGCAGTCCGCCAGCAGCCGGGCTATGCCGGGGCGATCCTCGCAGAAGTGGCACCTGATGCCGCTTTGCATAGCTTTATCCCCTTTGCCGATCGCCGTCATCGTTGCGGTGTGCTGCCCTTTGCTGACGGGGAAATGCACTACAACCACCGTTACTGCTTCAACCCTGCATTGCTACCGCAACTGAAGGCCAGCGGCGTGCAGGTTAACGCCCGCACGGGCGATATCGTTGAGGCGATAACCCTGCCCAATCATCCTTTCTGGCAAGGGGTGCAGGGACATCCTGAACTGGCATCACGCCCGGATGCCCCACACCCGCTGATTACCGCTTTCCTGGCGGCCGCCCTCAGTCAGCGAGGCTAA
- a CDS encoding amino acid ABC transporter permease, with the protein MSIDLMWQYFLSPEFLQGAWMTLLITLCSLLCGVVLGLVLALLQEAPFRAGKGLAFFYLWLFRGTPVLFQIIFVYNVLPGFGLRFSAFTCAVLALSLNEGAYMAEILRSGLQAVKSGQRTAGMALGMTNAQIMRKIVLPQAARIVLPPMGNQMISMLKSSALVSVIAVQELLLVANQTASASFRYFEALCAAGIYYLLLTTLFMIFQSWLERTLDPKQRRRKSQKAQSHDLKLPKPAREVS; encoded by the coding sequence ATGTCGATTGATTTAATGTGGCAGTACTTCCTTTCCCCTGAGTTTTTGCAGGGTGCATGGATGACACTGTTAATCACCCTCTGCTCACTGTTGTGTGGCGTGGTGCTGGGTCTGGTACTGGCCCTGCTACAGGAAGCGCCTTTCCGTGCTGGAAAGGGACTGGCGTTTTTCTACCTGTGGCTGTTTCGCGGCACGCCAGTGCTGTTCCAGATCATCTTTGTCTACAACGTGCTGCCAGGCTTCGGCTTACGCTTCTCCGCGTTTACCTGTGCAGTGCTGGCGCTTTCGCTTAATGAAGGCGCGTATATGGCGGAAATTCTGCGTTCAGGGTTGCAGGCGGTGAAAAGCGGGCAACGTACTGCCGGTATGGCGCTGGGTATGACCAACGCGCAGATCATGCGCAAGATCGTGTTACCGCAGGCGGCGCGCATTGTGCTGCCGCCCATGGGTAACCAGATGATCAGCATGCTCAAATCGAGCGCGCTGGTGTCGGTGATTGCGGTACAGGAGCTGCTGCTGGTGGCAAACCAGACCGCCAGCGCCAGCTTCCGCTACTTTGAAGCGCTGTGCGCCGCCGGGATCTACTATCTGTTGCTCACCACGTTGTTCATGATTTTCCAGTCATGGCTGGAGCGCACGCTCGATCCAAAGCAGCGTCGCCGCAAAAGCCAGAAAGCACAATCCCACGACCTGAAACTGCCTAAACCCGCCCGGGAGGTGTCATGA
- a CDS encoding mandelate racemase/muconate lactonizing enzyme family protein — protein sequence MKAQLWRGDLHYAGVTLHTAASGAVHALDTLWLQLSDNGCTGTGEVRLNITYLHGYSAQQVLDNLLSMLTQWDWHAEARTLLAAVHAADSPLLAPARMLLDMALHDLLAREQGGSLAAWLGAAATPATFTTNQTLFWGSEAQMLTQAQGYVERGFTQLKLRTGVADFATDLARLEALRAAFGDRISLAIDVNGQWSLDDAHRALPQLHALGLSYIEQPLAPANDRHLAELAQYGLPIMLDESLNSAAAIDRLIAAQGALWGHLKLVKLGGLAPTLAAARRLQDAGIPFMIGQMNEGHAATAAALQLCRVLQPAFAELYGADGLIDDPVSGLSYACGKVAVNDSPGLGVQFAADRATFLQEFSDATA from the coding sequence GTGAAGGCGCAACTGTGGCGCGGCGACCTGCATTACGCCGGGGTGACCTTGCATACCGCCGCGTCTGGCGCGGTGCATGCGCTCGATACCCTGTGGTTGCAACTGAGTGACAACGGGTGCACCGGCACAGGCGAAGTGCGGCTCAACATCACCTATCTGCACGGCTACAGCGCACAACAGGTGTTAGACAATCTGCTGTCGATGCTGACGCAGTGGGACTGGCACGCGGAGGCACGCACGCTGCTGGCGGCAGTACACGCGGCTGACAGCCCGCTGCTGGCACCCGCACGCATGCTGCTGGATATGGCGCTGCATGATCTGTTGGCGCGTGAGCAGGGGGGCAGCCTCGCGGCCTGGCTGGGCGCAGCGGCGACGCCCGCGACGTTCACCACTAACCAGACGCTGTTCTGGGGCAGCGAAGCACAGATGCTGACGCAGGCGCAGGGCTATGTCGAACGGGGTTTTACCCAGCTAAAACTGCGCACCGGCGTGGCGGATTTCGCCACCGATCTGGCGCGCCTGGAAGCGCTGCGTGCGGCTTTTGGCGATCGCATCTCGCTGGCGATTGACGTCAACGGCCAATGGTCGCTGGACGACGCGCATCGGGCCTTGCCGCAGCTGCATGCCCTCGGGCTGAGCTATATCGAGCAGCCGCTGGCCCCGGCCAACGATCGCCATCTGGCGGAGCTGGCGCAGTACGGCCTGCCAATCATGCTGGATGAAAGCCTCAACAGCGCCGCCGCCATTGATCGCCTGATCGCGGCACAGGGCGCGTTGTGGGGCCATCTCAAGCTGGTGAAGTTAGGCGGGTTAGCGCCGACGCTGGCGGCGGCACGTCGTCTGCAAGACGCGGGTATCCCGTTCATGATCGGCCAGATGAATGAAGGCCATGCCGCCACGGCGGCAGCATTGCAGTTGTGCCGTGTGCTGCAACCGGCGTTTGCCGAACTGTATGGCGCGGATGGCCTGATCGACGATCCGGTCAGTGGTCTCTCCTATGCCTGCGGCAAGGTTGCCGTAAATGATTCTCCCGGCCTGGGCGTGCAGTTCGCTGCCGACCGCGCCACTTTCCTTCAGGAGTTTAGTGATGCAACAGCTTAG
- a CDS encoding oxidoreductase, protein MSSVKTLFITGVSSGFGRALAQQALREGHRVIGTVRHQAAKQEFEALKPGHASACLLDVTDFAAIDDCIAAVESSLGPIDVLVNNAGYGHEGVMEESSLEEMRRQFEVNVFGAVAMIKAVLPSMRQRRRGHIINITSMGGYITMPGITYYCGSKFALEGISDALGKELQPFGIFVTAVAPGSFRTDWAGRSMVRSARSIPDYDALFDPIRQARVEKSGKQLGDPQKAAQAILTLIATHNPPPHLLLGSDALALVRNKLAALHEDIDRWEELTRSTDGE, encoded by the coding sequence ATGTCATCAGTCAAAACGTTATTTATTACCGGCGTCAGCAGCGGTTTTGGCCGTGCGCTGGCCCAGCAGGCATTGCGCGAGGGCCATCGGGTGATCGGAACGGTACGTCATCAGGCGGCAAAACAGGAATTTGAAGCACTGAAACCAGGCCACGCCAGCGCCTGCCTGCTGGACGTGACCGATTTCGCCGCCATCGATGATTGCATTGCCGCCGTCGAGTCCAGCCTGGGGCCGATTGATGTTCTGGTCAACAATGCCGGATACGGCCATGAAGGGGTGATGGAGGAGTCGTCACTGGAAGAGATGCGTCGGCAGTTTGAGGTTAACGTGTTTGGTGCCGTAGCGATGATCAAAGCGGTACTGCCGTCGATGCGCCAGCGCCGTCGCGGCCACATTATCAACATCACCTCGATGGGCGGGTATATCACCATGCCCGGCATAACCTATTATTGCGGCAGTAAATTTGCGCTGGAAGGCATTTCCGACGCGCTGGGTAAAGAACTGCAACCTTTTGGTATCTTCGTCACTGCTGTGGCTCCCGGTTCTTTCCGCACCGACTGGGCCGGTCGCTCGATGGTGCGCAGCGCGCGTAGCATCCCTGATTACGATGCGCTGTTCGATCCTATCCGCCAGGCGCGCGTCGAGAAAAGCGGCAAACAGTTGGGCGATCCACAAAAAGCCGCGCAGGCGATCCTGACCCTGATCGCTACCCACAATCCACCGCCACATCTGCTGCTCGGCAGTGATGCACTGGCGCTGGTGCGCAATAAACTGGCAGCATTGCATGAGGATATTGATCGCTGGGAAGAATTAACGCGTTCGACCGATGGTGAATAA